A single Watersipora subatra chromosome 7, tzWatSuba1.1, whole genome shotgun sequence DNA region contains:
- the LOC137399398 gene encoding CWF19-like protein 2 isoform X1, producing the protein MNFESSTQLEAERAEKRKAREQLLEEAKRKYDIEERKIAAAKAKGEDQWMLPELSKHLDHQEKKLKKKSKKVKKEKKSKREKKSKRKADSSEGSDSDQWVEKTKAVAAKPVLDKGNEKGVIKGPVLQRDDWMTMSASEIPTVSRQELREKIKQDKLQYSEQKAQPELNIDEPGTHEKELNPYWKAGSGGLPEVQQAAIAVPKHNLSFLKQAYARCENLAKESGESLESIAAERYGSLEQLEVMIMEAERKEELTNEVINQQQVSKGSSRAPIHRDRRSRSRSRDRYRKHRSRSKSREKTRRQRSRSASQGYAERYKYKSRSSERSRRKRGRSDSRERVKRGRSRSRSNHRHQSRRNRSPSKEDYTKQKNRKTSRERRRSRSGTRSQSRRRSRDKSPDRDRSRRDQRMSRSSSSGSSSRSSLSPRRDRKGKTGEMPNNSSEISKRFMKPGDLDSVDKSKRVFLKPGDSLNPSRSMIKTSSNNQPSWKKPGARRAPDASNESLHDTSKSASRTDNDSSSTSSSGEDSAGESSEEEQSRPAMVALTDDEMNALGAKILKAELMGNDDMAKVLKQKLHLARQAREAGVKLAPTQTEKVVVLSHADKFGNVRPIQEQDEDLTASGGKKKRARKVPTHNKSGERERYFADDDKFNIKDMVQAEKMTSAEDHHLMFSKMAAKVTEKIDDDNQIDDAMINRARLQHDPRKEAVKQQQQAKSDSKRLAQTLENCQYCLENMTKHLIIAVHKNTYLCLPEHQSLNEGHCKIMPIHHCIASTMCDEDVWNEVQEFRRALVKMFAANDDQDCVFMECCRHLRRQPHMVLECIPVERELGDMAPIYFKKAIDESEKEWAQNKKLVNLSKKDIRHSVPKGFPYFSVDFGLEGGFAHVIEDEQTFPPYFGKEVIGGMMDADSRLWRKPRKEAFEQQRKKVMDFAKMWKPYDFTKQQTESDSE; encoded by the exons atgaactttgaaagcagcactcAGTTGGAGGCTGAAAGAGCAGAAAAGAGAAAGGCTAGAGAACAGCTGTTGGAAGAG GCTAAAAGGAAATATGACATAGAGGAAAGGAAAATTGCTGCAGCGAAAGCAAAAGGAGAAGATCAATGGATGCTGCCAGAGCTGAGCAAACACCTTGATCATCAGGAGAAG AAACTAAAGAAAAAGTCTAAAAAAGTCAAGAAGGAAAAGAAAAGCAAGCgtgaaaaaaaaagtaaaaggaAGGCTGATTCATCAGAG GGCTCTGATAGTGATCAGTGGGTGGAGAAGACCAAGGCAGTGGCTGCGAAGCCAGTGTTGGATAAAGGAAATGAAAAAGGCGTTATCAAG GGTCCAGTACTGCAGAGAGATGACTGGATGACTATGAGTGCATCTGAAATACCAACTGTGTCTAGACAAGAACTGAGGGAGAAGATAAAGCAGGACAAGCTTCAGTATTCTGAGCAAAAGGCTCAGCCAGAACTCAACATAGATGAACCAGGAACACATGAAAAAGAGTTAAATCCTTACTGGAAGGCGGGGAGTGGTG GACTTCCTGAAGTACAGCAGGCTGCCATAGCAGTTCCCAAGCACAACCTCTCTTTCCTTAAGCAAGCATACGCGAGATGTGAGAATCTGGCCAAGGAGTCAGGGGAGAGCCTTGAATCAATTGCCGCTGAGCGCTACGGG TCTCTGGAGCAGCTAGAAGTTATGATAATGGAGGCGGAACGAAAGGAGGAGTTAACCAATGAAGTTATAAATCAACAGCAGGTCAGTAAAGGTTCAAGTCGTGCGCCTATTCATCGTGATCGGAGAAGTAGATCAAGGAGCAGGGATAGGTATCGAAAGCATCGAAGTCGATCTAAGAGTAGAGAAAAAACAAGAAGACAAAGAAGTAGGTCAGCTAGCCAGGGGTACGCTGAAAGATACAAATATAAGTCAAGAAGTAGTGAAAGATCAAGAAGAAAACGAGGTAGGTCAGACAGTCGAGAAAGGGTAAAAAGAGGTAGAAGTAGGTCAAGAAGCAACCATAGACATCAAAGCAGAAGAAATCGATCACCTAGTAAAGAAGATTATACAAAACAGAAGAATAGGAAAACAAGCCGAGAGCGCAGGAGATCTAGGTCAGGAACTAGGTCACAAAGTAGGCGTAGGTCTCGAGATAAATCACCTGACCGAGATCGAAGCCGGagagatcaaagaatgtcaaggAGTTCTAGTTCTGGCAGCAGTTCTAGGAGCAGTTTGTCTCCGAGGAGAGACAGAAAAGGGAAGACCGGTGAGATGCCTAATAACTCATCAGAAATATCTAAAAG GTTTATGAAACCAGGAGATTTGGATTCTGTGGATAAATCGAAACGAGTTTTTCTTAAACCTGGTGACTCTCTAAATCCTTCCCGGTCCATGATCAAAACATCGAGTAACAATCAGCCATCTTGGAAGAAGCCAG GGGCTAGAAGGGCACCGGATGCATCTAACGAATCTCTACATGACACAAGTAAATCTG CAAGTAGGACAGATAACGACAGCTCATCTACTAGTAGCTCAGGGGAAGACTCAGCTGGTGAAAGTTCAGAAGAAGAACAGTCAAGGCCAGCTATG GTAGCACTAACGGATGATGAAATGAATGCTCTCGGTGCAAAGATACTGAAGGCAGAGCTGATGGGGAATGATGATATGGCTAAAGTGCTGAAACAGAAGCTGCACCTCGCCCGTCAGGCTCGTGAGGCTGGGGTGAAGCTTGCCCCTACTCAAACTGAAAAG GTTGTGGTGCTATCACACGCTGACAAGTTTGGCAATGTGAGACCCATTCAAGAGCAGGACGAAGATCTGACAGCATCTGGTGGTAAGAAGAAGCGAGCTAGGAAGGTTCCAACCCACAACAAGTCCGGCGAAAGAGAAAGATATTTTGCGGATGATGATAAGTTTAATATCAAAGACATG GTGCAAGCTGAGAAGATGACATCAGCTGAAGATCACCATTTGATGTTCTCCAAGATGGCAGCCAAG GTCACAGAGAAAATAGATGACGATAACCAGATCGATGACGCGATGATTAATCGAGCCCGGCTCCAACATGACCCAAGAAAGGAGGCTGTCAAGCAGCAGCAGCAGGCAAAGTCGGACAGCAAGCGTCTAGCTCAAACTTTAGAAAACTGTCAATACTGTCTGGAGAACATGACCAAGCACCTTATCATCGCTGTCCATAAGAAT ACCTATCTGTGTTTGCCCGAGCACCAGTCACTGAATGAGGGACACTGCAAGATCATGCCGATTCATCATTGCATTGCATCGACTATGTGTGATGAAGATGTCTGGAATGAAGTACAG GAGTTTAGACGAGCACTGGTGAAGATGTTTGCTGCCAATGATGACCAGGACTGCGTGTTCATGGAGTGCTGTCGTCATCTAAGGAGACAGCCACACATGGTGTTAGAGTGTATACCAGTTGAGAGGGAGCTAGGTGATATGGCTCCGATTTATTTTAAG AAAGCAATTGATGAAAGTGAGAAGGAATGGGCCCAGAATAAAAAGCTGGTAAACTTGAGTAAAAAAGATATTCGTCATTCCGTGCCAAAAGGATTTCCATATTTCTCCGTTGATTTTGGCCTCGAGGGCGGATTTGCTCATGTGATTGAAGATGAGCAGACATTTCCTCCTTACTTTGGAAAg GAAGTGATTGGAGGAATGATGGATGCTGACTCGAGGCTCTGGAGAAAACCCAGAAAGGAGGCGTTTGAGCAGCAACGAAAAAAAGTGATGGATTTCGCCAAAATGTGGAAACCTTACGATTTCACCAAACAACAGACGGAGAGTGATAGCGAATGA
- the LOC137399398 gene encoding CWF19-like protein 2 isoform X2 — protein MNFESSTQLEAERAEKRKAREQLLEEAKRKYDIEERKIAAAKAKGEDQWMLPELSKHLDHQEKKLKKKSKKVKKEKKSKREKKSKRKADSSEGSDSDQWVEKTKAVAAKPVLDKGNEKGVIKGPVLQRDDWMTMSASEIPTVSRQELREKIKQDKLQYSEQKAQPELNIDEPGTHEKELNPYWKAGSGGLPEVQQAAIAVPKHNLSFLKQAYARCENLAKESGESLESIAAERYGSLEQLEVMIMEAERKEELTNEVINQQQVSKGSSRAPIHRDRRSRSRSRDRYRKHRSRSKSREKTRRQRSRSASQGYAERYKYKSRSSERSRRKRGRSDSRERVKRGRSRSRSNHRHQSRRNRSPSKEDYTKQKNRKTSRERRRSRSGTRSQSRRRSRDKSPDRDRSRRDQRMSRSSSSGSSSRSSLSPRRDRKGKTGEMPNNSSEISKRFMKPGDLDSVDKSKRVFLKPGDSLNPSRSMIKTSSNNQPSWKKPGARRAPDASNESLHDTTSRTDNDSSSTSSSGEDSAGESSEEEQSRPAMVALTDDEMNALGAKILKAELMGNDDMAKVLKQKLHLARQAREAGVKLAPTQTEKVVVLSHADKFGNVRPIQEQDEDLTASGGKKKRARKVPTHNKSGERERYFADDDKFNIKDMVQAEKMTSAEDHHLMFSKMAAKVTEKIDDDNQIDDAMINRARLQHDPRKEAVKQQQQAKSDSKRLAQTLENCQYCLENMTKHLIIAVHKNTYLCLPEHQSLNEGHCKIMPIHHCIASTMCDEDVWNEVQEFRRALVKMFAANDDQDCVFMECCRHLRRQPHMVLECIPVERELGDMAPIYFKKAIDESEKEWAQNKKLVNLSKKDIRHSVPKGFPYFSVDFGLEGGFAHVIEDEQTFPPYFGKEVIGGMMDADSRLWRKPRKEAFEQQRKKVMDFAKMWKPYDFTKQQTESDSE, from the exons atgaactttgaaagcagcactcAGTTGGAGGCTGAAAGAGCAGAAAAGAGAAAGGCTAGAGAACAGCTGTTGGAAGAG GCTAAAAGGAAATATGACATAGAGGAAAGGAAAATTGCTGCAGCGAAAGCAAAAGGAGAAGATCAATGGATGCTGCCAGAGCTGAGCAAACACCTTGATCATCAGGAGAAG AAACTAAAGAAAAAGTCTAAAAAAGTCAAGAAGGAAAAGAAAAGCAAGCgtgaaaaaaaaagtaaaaggaAGGCTGATTCATCAGAG GGCTCTGATAGTGATCAGTGGGTGGAGAAGACCAAGGCAGTGGCTGCGAAGCCAGTGTTGGATAAAGGAAATGAAAAAGGCGTTATCAAG GGTCCAGTACTGCAGAGAGATGACTGGATGACTATGAGTGCATCTGAAATACCAACTGTGTCTAGACAAGAACTGAGGGAGAAGATAAAGCAGGACAAGCTTCAGTATTCTGAGCAAAAGGCTCAGCCAGAACTCAACATAGATGAACCAGGAACACATGAAAAAGAGTTAAATCCTTACTGGAAGGCGGGGAGTGGTG GACTTCCTGAAGTACAGCAGGCTGCCATAGCAGTTCCCAAGCACAACCTCTCTTTCCTTAAGCAAGCATACGCGAGATGTGAGAATCTGGCCAAGGAGTCAGGGGAGAGCCTTGAATCAATTGCCGCTGAGCGCTACGGG TCTCTGGAGCAGCTAGAAGTTATGATAATGGAGGCGGAACGAAAGGAGGAGTTAACCAATGAAGTTATAAATCAACAGCAGGTCAGTAAAGGTTCAAGTCGTGCGCCTATTCATCGTGATCGGAGAAGTAGATCAAGGAGCAGGGATAGGTATCGAAAGCATCGAAGTCGATCTAAGAGTAGAGAAAAAACAAGAAGACAAAGAAGTAGGTCAGCTAGCCAGGGGTACGCTGAAAGATACAAATATAAGTCAAGAAGTAGTGAAAGATCAAGAAGAAAACGAGGTAGGTCAGACAGTCGAGAAAGGGTAAAAAGAGGTAGAAGTAGGTCAAGAAGCAACCATAGACATCAAAGCAGAAGAAATCGATCACCTAGTAAAGAAGATTATACAAAACAGAAGAATAGGAAAACAAGCCGAGAGCGCAGGAGATCTAGGTCAGGAACTAGGTCACAAAGTAGGCGTAGGTCTCGAGATAAATCACCTGACCGAGATCGAAGCCGGagagatcaaagaatgtcaaggAGTTCTAGTTCTGGCAGCAGTTCTAGGAGCAGTTTGTCTCCGAGGAGAGACAGAAAAGGGAAGACCGGTGAGATGCCTAATAACTCATCAGAAATATCTAAAAG GTTTATGAAACCAGGAGATTTGGATTCTGTGGATAAATCGAAACGAGTTTTTCTTAAACCTGGTGACTCTCTAAATCCTTCCCGGTCCATGATCAAAACATCGAGTAACAATCAGCCATCTTGGAAGAAGCCAG GGGCTAGAAGGGCACCGGATGCATCTAACGAATCTCTACATGACACAA CAAGTAGGACAGATAACGACAGCTCATCTACTAGTAGCTCAGGGGAAGACTCAGCTGGTGAAAGTTCAGAAGAAGAACAGTCAAGGCCAGCTATG GTAGCACTAACGGATGATGAAATGAATGCTCTCGGTGCAAAGATACTGAAGGCAGAGCTGATGGGGAATGATGATATGGCTAAAGTGCTGAAACAGAAGCTGCACCTCGCCCGTCAGGCTCGTGAGGCTGGGGTGAAGCTTGCCCCTACTCAAACTGAAAAG GTTGTGGTGCTATCACACGCTGACAAGTTTGGCAATGTGAGACCCATTCAAGAGCAGGACGAAGATCTGACAGCATCTGGTGGTAAGAAGAAGCGAGCTAGGAAGGTTCCAACCCACAACAAGTCCGGCGAAAGAGAAAGATATTTTGCGGATGATGATAAGTTTAATATCAAAGACATG GTGCAAGCTGAGAAGATGACATCAGCTGAAGATCACCATTTGATGTTCTCCAAGATGGCAGCCAAG GTCACAGAGAAAATAGATGACGATAACCAGATCGATGACGCGATGATTAATCGAGCCCGGCTCCAACATGACCCAAGAAAGGAGGCTGTCAAGCAGCAGCAGCAGGCAAAGTCGGACAGCAAGCGTCTAGCTCAAACTTTAGAAAACTGTCAATACTGTCTGGAGAACATGACCAAGCACCTTATCATCGCTGTCCATAAGAAT ACCTATCTGTGTTTGCCCGAGCACCAGTCACTGAATGAGGGACACTGCAAGATCATGCCGATTCATCATTGCATTGCATCGACTATGTGTGATGAAGATGTCTGGAATGAAGTACAG GAGTTTAGACGAGCACTGGTGAAGATGTTTGCTGCCAATGATGACCAGGACTGCGTGTTCATGGAGTGCTGTCGTCATCTAAGGAGACAGCCACACATGGTGTTAGAGTGTATACCAGTTGAGAGGGAGCTAGGTGATATGGCTCCGATTTATTTTAAG AAAGCAATTGATGAAAGTGAGAAGGAATGGGCCCAGAATAAAAAGCTGGTAAACTTGAGTAAAAAAGATATTCGTCATTCCGTGCCAAAAGGATTTCCATATTTCTCCGTTGATTTTGGCCTCGAGGGCGGATTTGCTCATGTGATTGAAGATGAGCAGACATTTCCTCCTTACTTTGGAAAg GAAGTGATTGGAGGAATGATGGATGCTGACTCGAGGCTCTGGAGAAAACCCAGAAAGGAGGCGTTTGAGCAGCAACGAAAAAAAGTGATGGATTTCGCCAAAATGTGGAAACCTTACGATTTCACCAAACAACAGACGGAGAGTGATAGCGAATGA